The Chloroflexota bacterium genome window below encodes:
- a CDS encoding deoxyribonuclease V: MLPPVNSAIIIKDVKIQQLHGWQISIAQAKQIQTELASQVSRKSEAIKPRFIAGVDISAPDARGIARAAAVILNYPELKVIEVKTAEDKLNFPYIPGLLSFREAPLVLAACQKLSTDPDLILADGQGIAHPRRFGIASHLGLLLDIPTIGCAKSRLCGTHASTTAEAGAYTELTDNGEIIGVALRTKANVSPLYVSIGHKIDLPTAIHWVMECCRNQRLPEPSRLAHIAASGKPVPILDNQQQRLFTQPSDSTNPHAE; the protein is encoded by the coding sequence ATGTTGCCACCAGTGAACTCAGCCATTATAATCAAGGATGTGAAAATACAGCAGCTGCACGGTTGGCAAATAAGTATCGCCCAAGCTAAACAGATACAAACGGAGCTGGCTAGCCAAGTATCACGCAAAAGCGAGGCCATTAAACCTCGCTTTATCGCCGGTGTTGATATATCGGCACCAGACGCCAGAGGGATTGCTCGGGCTGCTGCGGTCATCCTCAACTACCCCGAACTTAAGGTGATTGAGGTCAAAACCGCAGAGGATAAACTCAATTTTCCTTATATACCCGGCCTCTTATCTTTCAGAGAGGCCCCGTTAGTATTGGCTGCTTGTCAAAAACTATCTACCGACCCCGACCTTATTCTAGCGGATGGCCAAGGAATTGCTCATCCCAGACGCTTTGGAATCGCCTCACACCTAGGTTTGCTCCTCGACATACCCACTATAGGCTGTGCCAAATCACGCCTGTGTGGCACCCATGCATCCACAACCGCTGAAGCCGGTGCTTACACTGAACTTACTGACAACGGCGAGATTATCGGAGTCGCTTTGCGAACTAAAGCTAATGTGAGCCCACTCTACGTTTCTATCGGTCATAAGATTGACCTCCCAACAGCCATCCATTGGGTAATGGAGTGCTGCCGCAACCAACGACTTCCTGAGCCTTCTCGATTGGCCCATATTGCTGCTAGCGGTAAACCAGTACCCATCCTTGATAATCAACAACAGAGATTATTTACCCAGCCTTCTGACTCAACCAATCCACATGCAGAATAG
- a CDS encoding AtpZ/AtpI family protein: MTSVQEKAYYIVAQPKPDKPTSKEWVRPLWFLFTVGWYVALSVVLPTLLGLWLDSPERFDSHPLFTLIGFFLGTVIAFYGLYQMLRQFYREQKEQDKSKESQ; this comes from the coding sequence ATGACTTCAGTTCAAGAAAAGGCCTATTATATAGTGGCGCAGCCTAAGCCCGATAAACCGACATCAAAGGAATGGGTCCGCCCCCTGTGGTTCCTTTTCACCGTTGGCTGGTACGTGGCCCTGAGCGTTGTTCTCCCAACCTTATTAGGCCTCTGGCTCGACAGTCCCGAAAGGTTTGACAGCCACCCTCTATTCACACTCATCGGTTTCTTCCTAGGCACAGTAATTGCCTTTTACGGTCTGTACCAGATGCTACGCCAATTCTATAGGGAGCAAAAGGAGCAGGACAAGAGCAAAGAGTCGCAATAG
- the atpD gene encoding F0F1 ATP synthase subunit beta, translating into MAKGKVVQVIGTVVDVEFPQEALPAIYNAIEINQDGEKIVLEVQQHAGNNWVRCLALCPTDGLERGAEAVDTGASVTVPVGKATLGRLFNVFGETLDNLGPVKTKERLPIHRPPPPLEDQETTTQMLETGLKVIDLITPFTRGGKIGAYGGAGVGKTVIIMELIHNIATEHGGFSVFAGVGERSREGNDLWREMKESGVIEKTMMVFGQMNEPPGVRARIGLTGVTMAEYFREAEGQDVLLFIDNIYRHILANMEVSALLGRMPSAVGYQPTLATDVGELEERITSTKRGSITSFQAIYVPADDYTDPGIVTTFGHLDGVISLERSIAELGIYPAVDPLTSNSRILDPQVVGEEHYQVARGVQRVLQRYKDLQDVIAILGMEELSDEDKLTVARARRIQRFLSQPMFVAEAFTGTEGKYVPIKETVRGFKEILEGKHDQLPEAAFFMVGTIDEAVAKAKKLEEG; encoded by the coding sequence TTGGCAAAAGGCAAAGTAGTTCAAGTAATCGGAACAGTAGTTGATGTAGAATTCCCTCAAGAAGCGTTACCAGCAATCTATAATGCCATCGAGATTAATCAAGATGGCGAGAAAATTGTTCTTGAAGTTCAACAACATGCAGGCAATAATTGGGTTCGCTGTCTGGCTTTATGTCCTACTGATGGGCTAGAAAGAGGCGCCGAGGCGGTTGACACTGGAGCATCGGTAACTGTGCCTGTAGGAAAAGCCACTCTAGGGCGATTGTTTAATGTCTTCGGTGAAACATTAGATAATCTTGGCCCCGTGAAAACCAAGGAAAGGCTTCCAATTCATCGTCCCCCACCCCCACTGGAAGATCAAGAAACAACAACTCAAATGCTGGAAACAGGTCTAAAGGTAATAGACTTGATTACTCCTTTTACTAGAGGTGGTAAAATCGGCGCTTACGGTGGCGCTGGAGTAGGCAAGACTGTCATCATAATGGAGCTGATTCATAACATTGCCACCGAGCACGGCGGCTTCTCCGTATTCGCCGGCGTGGGTGAAAGGTCAAGAGAAGGTAACGACCTTTGGCGAGAGATGAAAGAATCTGGTGTCATCGAAAAGACCATGATGGTCTTTGGTCAAATGAACGAACCTCCTGGAGTCCGAGCGCGAATTGGCTTGACTGGCGTAACTATGGCAGAATATTTCCGTGAAGCAGAAGGACAGGATGTACTTTTGTTCATCGACAACATTTACCGCCACATTCTGGCTAATATGGAGGTGTCAGCACTTCTTGGTCGCATGCCATCTGCTGTCGGCTACCAACCCACACTAGCCACTGATGTCGGCGAACTAGAAGAAAGAATCACGTCTACAAAGAGAGGTTCCATTACTTCATTCCAAGCCATATATGTGCCTGCTGATGACTATACAGACCCCGGAATCGTAACCACTTTCGGTCACCTTGACGGGGTAATTTCATTGGAACGCTCTATAGCCGAGCTTGGTATCTATCCTGCGGTCGACCCACTAACTTCGAATTCTCGTATTCTCGACCCACAAGTTGTCGGTGAAGAACATTATCAAGTTGCTCGCGGTGTACAACGGGTATTGCAACGCTACAAAGACCTTCAAGACGTAATTGCCATACTGGGGATGGAGGAATTGAGCGACGAGGATAAGCTTACCGTAGCCAGAGCCCGTCGTATTCAAAGATTCCTCTCCCAGCCTATGTTCGTTGCTGAGGCTTTCACTGGCACCGAAGGCAAATATGTTCCTATAAAAGAAACAGTACGCGGTTTCAAGGAAATTCTAGAAGGCAAACATGACCAGCTACCTGAAGCAGCTTTTTTCATGGTTGGGACCATTGACGAAGCAGTAGCCAAAGCCAAGAAACTTGAGGAAGGATAA
- a CDS encoding ATP synthase F0 subunit C, translated as MDAETMKMLAAGLAGGLGMIGPGIGLGLIGFGAMQAIGRNPEARGPILTNMILIGAFAEAIGIYALIVAILLALVV; from the coding sequence ATGGACGCGGAAACTATGAAGATGTTAGCTGCAGGGCTAGCCGGAGGTCTGGGCATGATAGGCCCCGGTATCGGATTAGGGCTTATTGGCTTTGGTGCCATGCAGGCCATTGGGCGCAACCCCGAAGCCAGAGGCCCAATCCTGACGAATATGATTCTGATAGGTGCCTTTGCTGAAGCAATCGGAATCTACGCTTTGATCGTAGCCATTCTGCTGGCCCTAGTAGTCTAA
- the rpsP gene encoding 30S ribosomal protein S16: protein MVKIRLRRVGTRNKPIYRVVVADHRSPRDGDFIEIIGHYNPLTEPETFVVDEEKALKWLKHGAKPTDTVLRLLSKAGVMDKFKPTAAKKTRATKPRKTKTTAKTKSTTEESS, encoded by the coding sequence ATGGTAAAGATAAGATTACGGCGGGTTGGCACCAGAAATAAACCTATATACCGAGTTGTAGTGGCTGATCACAGGTCACCGAGAGATGGCGATTTTATCGAGATCATCGGACATTATAATCCGTTGACTGAGCCGGAGACATTTGTTGTTGATGAAGAAAAAGCGCTGAAGTGGCTTAAGCATGGTGCCAAGCCAACAGACACTGTATTAAGGTTGCTGTCTAAAGCGGGGGTAATGGATAAGTTTAAGCCAACTGCTGCAAAGAAGACACGGGCAACAAAACCAAGAAAGACGAAAACCACAGCCAAAACCAAATCAACTACTGAGGAGTCATCATAA
- a CDS encoding KH domain-containing protein, translated as MKEIIEYIAKSIVNAPDDVRVTEETDDKNMVVVKLEVAPDDKGRVIGRQGRVAEAMRTLLRVVATKEGIRVRLEII; from the coding sequence ATGAAGGAGATAATAGAGTACATCGCCAAGTCTATTGTTAACGCACCTGATGATGTAAGAGTTACTGAGGAAACTGATGATAAGAATATGGTGGTGGTGAAGTTGGAAGTTGCTCCAGATGATAAAGGGAGAGTGATTGGTAGGCAGGGCCGTGTTGCTGAGGCGATGCGAACCCTGCTTCGTGTGGTGGCGACTAAAGAGGGTATTCGTGTCAGGCTTGAGATAATATAG
- a CDS encoding transcriptional repressor — protein sequence MSCGQALKGMGYRLTPQRMMVVEALHSADKHVSAEEIYAQVKARYPYANISTVYRTLDLLKELGLVTEIALGDGCVRFHPAEKGHHHHLVCQKCGRLIDLPESALTHLENTLTDMYQFKADLKHMAVFGLCSRCQGS from the coding sequence ATGAGTTGTGGTCAGGCGCTTAAAGGGATGGGCTATAGGCTGACGCCGCAGCGGATGATGGTGGTCGAAGCGTTGCATAGCGCTGACAAGCATGTTAGCGCTGAGGAGATTTATGCTCAGGTTAAAGCCAGGTATCCTTATGCCAATATTTCTACGGTTTACCGGACATTAGATTTGTTGAAGGAACTCGGGCTGGTTACAGAGATAGCCTTGGGAGACGGGTGTGTTCGTTTCCATCCTGCGGAGAAAGGGCATCATCATCATCTTGTGTGCCAGAAGTGCGGCAGACTAATTGATTTGCCTGAGTCGGCACTGACTCATTTGGAAAATACTTTGACCGATATGTATCAGTTTAAGGCTGATTTGAAACATATGGCTGTTTTTGGTCTGTGTTCGAGGTGTCAAGGTAGCTAG
- a CDS encoding D-tyrosyl-tRNA(Tyr) deacylase, whose amino-acid sequence MKALVQRVTKASVSVNGEVVGEIGRGLVVLVGVARGDTERDAAYLAEKMTSLRVFADEASKFNLSVLETKGEVLIISQFTLLADTRKGRRPSFEEAAPPEQAEALINFLIGRVRDTGLKVETGRFQQHMLVEIYNDGPVTISLNSKDKLS is encoded by the coding sequence TTGAAGGCGTTAGTGCAGCGGGTCACCAAGGCATCTGTAAGTGTGAATGGTGAGGTCGTTGGAGAAATAGGTCGGGGTTTAGTTGTCCTCGTTGGTGTAGCTCGGGGAGACACGGAGAGAGACGCTGCTTATCTAGCTGAAAAGATGACCAGCCTTCGTGTTTTTGCTGACGAAGCAAGCAAGTTCAATCTTTCGGTGCTGGAAACTAAAGGCGAAGTTTTGATTATCAGCCAGTTTACCCTCTTGGCTGATACGCGGAAGGGACGTCGACCTAGTTTTGAAGAAGCAGCACCGCCGGAGCAGGCCGAAGCTTTGATTAACTTTCTTATTGGCCGAGTACGCGATACCGGGCTGAAAGTGGAGACGGGGAGATTTCAGCAACACATGCTGGTGGAAATATATAACGATGGTCCGGTTACTATATCATTGAATAGCAAGGACAAGCTTTCATGA
- a CDS encoding F0F1 ATP synthase subunit epsilon, whose protein sequence is MATLRLEIITAERQVFSDYVNTVVAPGVEGELGILPHHAPLITMLKPGEVLIRKDGEETYMSVSGGFLEVRPDKILILADACERAEEIDIERAEAAKRRAEERLKTLTPEVDVAQVQAALLRSLVRLKVAERRRRKSAAGR, encoded by the coding sequence ATGGCAACTCTAAGACTCGAAATCATAACGGCTGAGCGCCAGGTTTTTTCTGATTATGTAAATACGGTGGTCGCCCCAGGCGTTGAGGGAGAGCTAGGTATACTACCACACCATGCTCCTTTAATAACCATGCTCAAACCGGGAGAAGTACTAATTAGAAAAGATGGCGAGGAAACATACATGTCTGTTTCCGGTGGTTTCCTCGAAGTACGTCCCGATAAAATCTTAATCCTGGCCGATGCCTGTGAACGCGCCGAAGAAATCGATATTGAACGCGCCGAAGCGGCTAAACGTCGAGCTGAAGAAAGGCTCAAAACCCTTACACCGGAAGTAGACGTGGCACAAGTCCAAGCTGCTCTTCTTCGCTCTCTTGTACGTCTTAAGGTAGCTGAAAGGAGACGCCGAAAGTCGGCAGCAGGGCGATAA
- the atpH gene encoding ATP synthase F1 subunit delta yields MPVTTSVKRYAQAVFEIALEGNKLKEWQSNLTKIAKLVQDDEFVSLAENPKIQFDLKTKLVQERLGKINPMALNLVYLLISKGKIKTASQISEEYNRLLNEHYGIINAEVTTAIPLDNMERERLGQNLEALVGKKVSMNVQVNPDILGGFIARIDDSLIDGSIRHNLEMLKKRLAETRK; encoded by the coding sequence ATGCCAGTAACAACATCTGTTAAACGATACGCTCAAGCAGTCTTCGAGATTGCTCTGGAAGGCAATAAGCTGAAAGAGTGGCAATCTAACCTGACAAAGATTGCCAAACTTGTACAAGATGATGAATTTGTATCATTGGCGGAAAATCCTAAAATTCAGTTCGACCTGAAGACAAAGCTGGTACAAGAGAGATTAGGGAAAATAAATCCTATGGCCCTGAATCTAGTCTATCTCCTAATCTCCAAAGGAAAAATCAAAACAGCTAGTCAAATCTCAGAAGAATATAACCGCTTATTGAATGAGCACTATGGAATAATAAATGCGGAGGTTACCACAGCCATTCCGCTAGATAACATGGAAAGAGAAAGGCTTGGTCAAAACCTTGAAGCGCTGGTCGGAAAGAAAGTCAGCATGAACGTTCAAGTCAACCCAGATATTCTGGGTGGTTTCATTGCCAGAATAGACGATAGTCTTATTGACGGTAGCATCCGCCACAACCTAGAAATGTTAAAGAAGAGGTTGGCTGAAACCAGAAAATAA
- a CDS encoding bifunctional nuclease family protein: MFVLRFDKTIERWLLTKIKLDSRPSDAIALAVRVAVPIYVEEAVLDKAGIMLDLETGKPIPIDRSADKPGGKGKVDEQELKKLSAFYDFINTLNLDDIGKHKS, translated from the coding sequence ATGTTTGTACTTCGCTTTGACAAAACAATTGAACGGTGGCTTCTTACCAAAATAAAGCTTGATTCCCGTCCCAGCGATGCAATCGCTTTAGCAGTAAGAGTAGCAGTACCTATATATGTTGAGGAAGCAGTCTTGGACAAGGCTGGCATCATGCTCGACCTAGAAACAGGCAAACCCATACCCATAGATAGAAGTGCTGATAAGCCAGGCGGTAAGGGTAAGGTTGACGAGCAAGAACTGAAGAAACTGTCAGCTTTCTACGATTTCATTAATACCCTTAACTTGGATGACATAGGGAAGCATAAATCATAA
- the atpG gene encoding ATP synthase F1 subunit gamma, which yields MISPRLLRRRIRSVQSTAKITRAMEMIATAKMKRAQEQALAGRPYSNKIGQIISDLAVESAKTGPLHPLLSKRDIKRIAIVHITTDRGLCGGLNANMNRLTANFILGQSVPVTLVTIGRKGRDFMMRYNYDVRAEFTKISDRPALLETLPISHIVIDDYTSGYIDMVYLAYTQFVSTMTQRPTLEPLLPVEPASIPKTETTEYIYEPDPIFVLGELLPRFVEMKVYHAIREAIASEQSARMVAMRNATDNANDVISDLTLTLNKARQEMITKELLDITGGVEVLH from the coding sequence ATGATTAGTCCACGACTTCTTCGTCGACGTATTCGCAGTGTCCAGAGCACGGCTAAAATAACCAGGGCAATGGAAATGATTGCTACTGCTAAGATGAAGCGAGCCCAGGAACAAGCTCTGGCGGGACGTCCATACAGCAATAAAATTGGGCAGATAATCTCTGACCTAGCTGTTGAATCTGCAAAGACTGGGCCATTGCATCCCTTGTTATCGAAAAGAGATATAAAGAGAATAGCCATAGTACACATCACCACGGATAGAGGCTTATGCGGTGGGCTTAACGCTAATATGAATCGCTTAACCGCTAACTTTATTCTGGGACAGAGTGTGCCGGTTACACTTGTCACTATTGGACGCAAGGGGCGAGATTTCATGATGCGTTATAATTACGACGTCCGTGCCGAGTTCACGAAGATTAGTGATCGTCCTGCCTTACTGGAGACACTGCCCATTTCTCATATCGTTATCGACGACTACACCAGCGGCTATATAGACATGGTCTATCTAGCTTACACTCAATTCGTCAGTACGATGACGCAAAGGCCAACATTAGAACCGCTGCTTCCAGTAGAACCGGCGTCAATACCCAAGACAGAAACTACTGAATATATTTACGAACCGGACCCAATTTTTGTTCTGGGTGAGCTTCTGCCACGTTTTGTGGAAATGAAGGTTTACCATGCTATTCGAGAGGCTATTGCCAGTGAGCAATCGGCCCGAATGGTAGCTATGCGAAACGCCACCGATAATGCCAACGATGTTATTTCTGATCTCACTCTAACTTTAAACAAAGCACGCCAGGAGATGATTACCAAAGAACTCCTTGACATTACTGGAGGCGTCGAAGTCCTACACTAG
- a CDS encoding F0F1 ATP synthase subunit alpha, which produces MTTGGRDIVSVIKEQIKQFGSTVAVVDVGTIISVGDGVARIHGLRGAKYNELLEFPNGIMGLALNLEEDNVATVILGDFSHIKEGDEVRSTGRVVEVPVGNELIGRVVDPLGNPLDEQGSIKTTKTRPVERVAPNVVMRQRVNTPVYTGIKAIDALIPIGRGQRELIIGDRSIGKSAIAIDTIINQKGGDLICIYVAIGQKTSKVAQVIGTFQKYGVMEHTIVVVASASDPAPLQYLAPYSGCAIGEEFMEQGKDALVIYDDLTKHAWAYRQLSLILRRPPGREAYPGDVFYLHSRLLERAAKLDEEHGGGSLTALPIIEIQAGDLAAYIPTNVISITDGQIYLETDMFNSGIRPALNIGLSVSRVGGNAQTRAMRQVAGRLRIDMAQYRELAAFAQFGTADLDKATRSQLERGQRITEVLKQPQYVPMSLDKEVTILYAVTNGYLDDVPLEKMAAAEQGFHRFLETNHPEINQRILTDKEIKPETDEALKSAISEFKKSAAY; this is translated from the coding sequence ATGACAACGGGTGGTCGAGACATAGTCTCTGTAATTAAAGAGCAAATCAAGCAATTTGGGTCTACCGTGGCCGTGGTAGACGTGGGAACAATAATCAGCGTCGGTGATGGCGTTGCTCGAATTCATGGGCTACGTGGTGCTAAATATAACGAACTTTTGGAATTCCCAAATGGGATTATGGGATTAGCACTTAATTTGGAAGAGGATAACGTCGCTACGGTTATTCTTGGCGATTTCAGTCATATTAAAGAAGGAGACGAGGTCCGCTCCACCGGAAGAGTAGTCGAGGTGCCTGTAGGTAACGAGCTTATCGGCCGCGTGGTCGACCCGCTTGGCAACCCCTTAGATGAGCAGGGATCGATTAAAACAACCAAGACACGGCCAGTGGAAAGGGTTGCGCCTAACGTCGTGATGAGGCAACGAGTAAACACGCCAGTATATACAGGTATAAAGGCGATAGATGCTTTGATTCCAATCGGGCGGGGGCAACGCGAGTTAATAATAGGCGACCGGTCCATAGGCAAATCAGCCATTGCTATCGATACCATCATCAACCAGAAAGGCGGCGACCTCATCTGCATTTACGTCGCTATCGGGCAAAAAACATCAAAAGTAGCACAAGTAATAGGCACGTTTCAGAAATATGGAGTCATGGAGCATACAATAGTCGTCGTTGCCAGTGCTTCTGACCCGGCGCCTTTGCAATACTTAGCCCCTTATTCCGGCTGTGCTATCGGCGAAGAATTCATGGAACAAGGAAAAGATGCGCTGGTTATCTATGACGACTTAACCAAGCATGCCTGGGCGTACCGGCAGCTATCCCTTATACTCAGGCGTCCGCCTGGCCGTGAGGCCTATCCCGGTGATGTTTTCTACCTTCACAGTCGACTTCTTGAAAGAGCTGCTAAGTTGGATGAAGAACATGGAGGCGGCTCACTCACCGCCCTCCCTATCATAGAAATCCAGGCCGGTGATTTAGCTGCTTATATTCCAACCAATGTTATCTCCATTACCGACGGGCAGATTTATCTTGAAACAGATATGTTTAATAGCGGTATCCGTCCGGCGTTAAACATTGGTCTATCGGTATCAAGAGTAGGCGGTAATGCTCAGACCAGAGCTATGAGACAGGTAGCTGGTAGATTAAGGATAGATATGGCCCAATATCGCGAGCTGGCCGCCTTCGCCCAATTCGGTACTGCTGATTTGGATAAAGCCACCCGGTCCCAACTAGAGCGCGGGCAACGTATCACCGAAGTATTGAAACAGCCCCAATACGTCCCGATGTCCTTAGATAAAGAGGTAACCATTCTGTATGCGGTCACGAACGGCTATCTGGACGATGTGCCCCTGGAAAAAATGGCTGCTGCGGAGCAGGGCTTCCATCGGTTTTTGGAAACGAATCACCCTGAGATAAATCAGCGTATCTTGACCGATAAGGAAATTAAACCAGAAACTGACGAGGCATTAAAATCAGCAATATCGGAGTTCAAGAAAAGCGCAGCTTACTAA
- the atpF gene encoding F0F1 ATP synthase subunit B yields the protein MEGIGINIPLLIAFVVNFIILFTILSIVAYKPVLKMLEARQAKIRESMEQAEKIRQETARSEEEIKAQLEKARKEGQGVIAQATQIGERLKEEAKQGAREEAESLIAKARSEIQRERDKSIEELRAEFADIAILAAEKVIKETLDKKKHRKIIDQVLKESTTFEQKK from the coding sequence ATGGAAGGTATAGGGATTAACATACCGCTTTTAATAGCATTTGTCGTAAACTTCATTATTTTGTTTACCATATTGAGTATTGTTGCATACAAGCCGGTACTCAAGATGCTCGAGGCAAGACAAGCTAAAATAAGAGAAAGTATGGAACAAGCCGAAAAAATCAGGCAAGAAACGGCACGCAGCGAAGAGGAAATCAAAGCTCAACTGGAAAAAGCACGCAAAGAGGGACAGGGTGTCATAGCCCAGGCGACGCAAATTGGAGAAAGGTTAAAGGAAGAGGCCAAACAGGGTGCTCGCGAGGAAGCTGAGTCGCTGATTGCCAAAGCGCGCAGCGAAATACAACGGGAACGTGATAAAAGTATCGAGGAACTACGTGCCGAATTTGCTGATATCGCCATCCTCGCTGCAGAAAAGGTCATTAAAGAAACATTAGATAAAAAGAAACACCGCAAAATCATTGATCAAGTGCTCAAGGAAAGCACAACTTTTGAACAAAAAAAATAG
- a CDS encoding F0F1 ATP synthase subunit A, whose translation MKLGCGCSTKIFALVAIVLLALLLTGFVVGPIGSSLLGIKAPSFLAVTKPQVELPSEGIFHVSTFTITNTLIASWLTMIVLAVLFYAATRKMRLIPGGLQNLAEFIIETLLNFVKGVAGDKNARKLFPVVATIFLYVLTNAFLALLPFFGTVGITEHNGTFVPLLRAANTDINLPLSIALISFLIVEYWGLRSLGFFRYLNSFFNVGQLRDGFKSLFKGKFRPAISGIMFGFINIFVGLIEVLSHIIRIISFTFRLFGNMTAGEILLLVVTFLVPFVVSIIFYGLELLVGVVQALIFAGLTLVFGVIAMAPHEEEPEHAN comes from the coding sequence ATGAAATTAGGCTGTGGTTGCTCTACAAAAATCTTTGCCTTGGTGGCTATTGTTCTGCTGGCGCTTCTATTAACGGGATTTGTGGTTGGACCAATTGGCTCAAGTCTACTAGGCATTAAAGCTCCTAGTTTCCTGGCTGTGACCAAGCCTCAAGTTGAACTCCCATCAGAAGGCATATTTCATGTCAGCACCTTTACCATCACAAATACTCTTATAGCTTCCTGGCTTACCATGATTGTTTTGGCCGTCTTATTTTACGCCGCCACTCGCAAGATGAGATTGATACCGGGTGGGCTCCAGAACCTCGCTGAATTTATCATAGAAACACTCTTAAACTTCGTTAAAGGCGTAGCCGGAGACAAAAATGCTCGAAAACTCTTCCCGGTGGTAGCCACCATATTCCTTTATGTCCTGACTAATGCTTTTCTAGCTCTTCTACCCTTCTTTGGAACCGTAGGTATTACTGAGCACAATGGTACCTTTGTGCCTTTGCTCCGGGCGGCAAACACAGATATCAATTTACCTCTCTCTATCGCCCTCATTTCATTCTTGATCGTCGAATACTGGGGCTTGCGCAGTTTAGGGTTTTTCCGCTATCTCAACAGCTTTTTTAATGTTGGACAGTTACGTGACGGTTTCAAGAGCTTATTTAAAGGAAAATTTAGACCTGCCATCAGCGGTATAATGTTCGGCTTCATCAATATATTTGTAGGTTTGATAGAAGTACTCAGTCACATCATTCGGATAATCAGCTTCACCTTCCGTCTCTTTGGCAATATGACTGCCGGCGAGATATTGCTGCTGGTAGTGACTTTTCTGGTACCATTTGTAGTATCAATAATCTTCTACGGATTAGAATTACTTGTCGGCGTTGTTCAAGCATTGATTTTCGCCGGCTTAACGCTTGTATTTGGCGTTATCGCCATGGCTCCACATGAAGAGGAGCCGGAGCATGCAAATTAA